GACCAGAAACACCACGCCCGCGAGTATGGAAACACCGCCCAGAAGTTTTACAGTTGACGGAACCGCGCCGAAAATGGCGAGAGACATAAGCACCACAAACAAAGACTCAAGCGGCATTACCGCCGTGCTTCGCGACAGGTCAAGCAATTTGATGGCGTAAAACTGGCACGATTTCGCTATGTATGCCCCGCAAGTTCCGCCGAGACCCATCAGCAGTATGTCGCGCGGGGAGGGCGCGTCCACAGTCCCCGTGGAAATCATATACGCAAGCAGAATCGCCGAAACCCCGAATGTTCTGAGAGTCGCCACGGTCAGCATGTTCAGCCGCCTCCGCATCAACTCTTTTCTCACAAAAAACGCCACCGCCGAGTAACACAGCGCCGAAGTGAGAACCGCCGCCACGCCCAGCAGCAGGTAACTGTCTTTGTGATACGCCACCGCGCAGCCGCCCGCTATGGTGAGCGCCATGCCCGCCGCCTCCCCCCGGTTGATTCTCTCGCGCAGAAAAATTATTCCAAGCAGCAGTGAGAACAATGTCTGCGCCTTCATAAGGAACGAAGTGAGCGCGGGGCCGATTATCCAGAGCGAGGCGACCCACAGCACCGCGCCGACCGAAGTGAACACGGAGGTCAGCAGAAATATGGAGCGGTATTTGCGGAACTCCCGGAACTCCGCCCTCTGCGAAGGCGTGAACACGGAGACGAAAAACGCCACCGCCGCCGCGCCGAAAAACCAGAAAAACGTGGTGGAAACAGGGTCAAGGCCCCCCGTGCTTGAGTCAAGATACTTGCCTATGATGTAGGACAGCGCGGTGAAAAACGCCGTCCCGCCTATCAGAACATAGCCCCTGAGGGGAAAGTTGCGTGCCTGTGAGTCTTTCAATTTAAGGTCAGAGGTTTTTCGCGGCAAACGCGATTTTTGAATAGCCCGCGGCTTTAACGGAAGCCATAACATCAACAATAGTTCCGTGAGGAACGTTTTCCTCCGCCTTGATCACCACCATTACGGACTTGTCTTCCGCCCCGTCCAGCGACTCGCGCAGGACTTTGCGCGAAACCTGCCTGTCATTCAGAAATATCCTTCCGTTCGCATACACGGACACCGAAACCTTTTTCTCCCTGACCTTTTCCACCGGAGAGCCGACTTGCGGAACTTTGATTTGAACCCCCCTGACCGCCGGAGTGAAATTGAGCGAGAGCGCAAAGAATATCAGCAGGTTGAACACCACATCCACAACGGGCGTGAGGTCAAGGTAGGTTGAAATGCCGCGCTTTTTTGAAGACACGGAAAAACGCCCCCTCATGCCCCGCCCCCGCCCCGCAGGGATTTCAGTATGTCTTCGGACGCCTGCTCAAGGCCCAGCATGACGGCCTCATATTTTCCAGCAAGATATTTGTGAGCGACAAAGGTCGGTATGGCAACGCCCAGCCCGAGGGCGGTCGTGTAAAGCGCCTCGGATATGCCGCCCGCAAGAGACGCCGGGTTCACCTCAATGTCAAGCGAGATGGCGCTGAAGATTTTTATCATCCCCGATATTGTTCCCATAAGCCCCAGAAGCGTGCTGACGCTGCTTATCGCGCCGAGCATCTCAATGTGTGAATATAGGTCAAGGGATTCGTTTTCAAGAGACCTGTCAACCGTCTGTTTGCGTTCGCCGCCGTCCGCTTCAATTGCCGCAAGGGCGACCCGCGCCGCCGCCGAGCCGTTCTGTTCGCAGAGTATTTTCGCGCCGGAGGTTTCGCCTTTTTCCAGCAACTCCACCGCGCGGGAGACAAAGGCGTCCGGAAACGCCTTTGAACCCCTGAGGATATAGATTTTTTCAATAAACAGCGCCGCCCCGATGATAGAGCACGCCGCTATGGGGTAAAAGAATATCCCCGTTTTGTCCAGTACTTGAAGCAGGATTTCCATCGCCGTTTCCCAATTATCAGCCCAAACCGGCCGTTTCTCCCCTTATCATATCCTCAAAACTCTCTCTTTCCCTAACCACACGGAAACCGCCCCCTCTGAC
This Candidatus Dadabacteria bacterium DNA region includes the following protein-coding sequences:
- a CDS encoding MotA/TolQ/ExbB proton channel family protein, with translation MEILLQVLDKTGIFFYPIAACSIIGAALFIEKIYILRGSKAFPDAFVSRAVELLEKGETSGAKILCEQNGSAAARVALAAIEADGGERKQTVDRSLENESLDLYSHIEMLGAISSVSTLLGLMGTISGMIKIFSAISLDIEVNPASLAGGISEALYTTALGLGVAIPTFVAHKYLAGKYEAVMLGLEQASEDILKSLRGGGGA
- a CDS encoding biopolymer transporter ExbD, with protein sequence MRGRFSVSSKKRGISTYLDLTPVVDVVFNLLIFFALSLNFTPAVRGVQIKVPQVGSPVEKVREKKVSVSVYANGRIFLNDRQVSRKVLRESLDGAEDKSVMVVIKAEENVPHGTIVDVMASVKAAGYSKIAFAAKNL
- a CDS encoding DMT family transporter, encoding MPRKTSDLKLKDSQARNFPLRGYVLIGGTAFFTALSYIIGKYLDSSTGGLDPVSTTFFWFFGAAAVAFFVSVFTPSQRAEFREFRKYRSIFLLTSVFTSVGAVLWVASLWIIGPALTSFLMKAQTLFSLLLGIIFLRERINRGEAAGMALTIAGGCAVAYHKDSYLLLGVAAVLTSALCYSAVAFFVRKELMRRRLNMLTVATLRTFGVSAILLAYMISTGTVDAPSPRDILLMGLGGTCGAYIAKSCQFYAIKLLDLSRSTAVMPLESLFVVLMSLAIFGAVPSTVKLLGGVSILAGVVFLV